From Drosophila miranda strain MSH22 chromosome Y unlocalized genomic scaffold, D.miranda_PacBio2.1 Contig_Y6_pilon, whole genome shotgun sequence, one genomic window encodes:
- the LOC117195149 gene encoding uncharacterized protein LOC117195149 — protein sequence MPCHEIVYEDKGKIKKWNRLSKKNRGPATGCTAGAGSKSAGNSPTETLQQQIDAGFLMHLEELKEFLMLEKNLTQEGLFRKTGAVSRQNELRMHIQPDQPLDLELTGFSAHDCATVFKSFLAELPEPLLTDAHYPAHLQIAPLSQALMGVRWRLPQSANNISTRCSCSFSCSPKSIASYCSTLLKCSIRWQRVRRSSSKFPES from the exons ATGCCGTGCCATGAAATCGTCTACGAAGATAAGGGCAAGATAAAGAAGTGGAATCGCCTCTCCAAGAAGAATCGCGGACCTGCCACAGGCTGCACGGCTGGGGCAGGCAGTAAGTCGGCGGGCAACAGTCCCACTGAAACGCTGCAGCAACAAATTGATGCAGGCTTTCTGATGCACCTGGAGGAGCTCAAAGAGTTTCTTATGCTGGAGAAGA ATCTCACCCAGGAGGGACTATTTCGCAAGACAGGAGCCGTTTCCAGGCAGAACGAGCTACGAATGCACATACAGCCCGACCAGCCCTTGGATTTGGAACTGACAGGATTCTCGGCTCACGACTGTGCCACTGTTTTTAAGAGCTTTCTGGCCGAGCTGCCAGAGCCTTTGCTTACAGACGCCCACTATCCAGCACATCTTCAGATAGCGCCGCTTAGCCAGGCATTAATGGGGGTCAGGTGGCGGCTACCGCAGAGCGCCAACAACATCTCAACTCGGTGCAgctgctccttctcctgctcccCGAAGAGCATCGCGAGTTACTGCAGCACATTATTAAAATGCTCCATTCGGTGGCAGCGCGTGAGGAGAAGTTCTTCGAAGTTCCCGGAAAGCTAG
- the LOC117195133 gene encoding rho GTPase-activating protein 19-like, whose translation MDMEYANINEFNDRDLATRLRNSNYEKYKSLVRMHLSFELELNTDEFDMPCHEIVYEDKGKIKKWNRLSKKNRGPATGCTAGAGSKSAGNSPTETLQQQIDAGFLMHLEELKEFLMLEKNLTQEGLFRKTGAVSRQNELRMHIQPDQPLDLELTGFSAHDCATVFKSFLAELPEPLLTDAHYPAHLQIAPLSQALMGGQVAATAERQQHLLNSVQLLLLLLPEEHRELLQHIIKMLHSVAAREEKFFEVPGKLATDIRAYFLERKRKKTMSPEQTLEESISDDSTVNTVYTFVDRAATAAANNSNYTDTALAQLYAHIQSRPESSKKRRLIKQFNKQNGQGSTLSPLRCVPLGHSSLIPLAPFRHTAAGHREELQRAIREHHEKHDAKMMRAMEEAERKK comes from the exons ATGGACATGGAATACGCCAACATCAATGAATTTAATGACCGCGACCTAGCGACACGCTTGCGCAACAGCAATTATGAAAAATACAAGTCTCTGGTGCGCATGCACCTCTCCTTCGAGCTGGAACTAAACACCGACGA GTTCGACATGCCGTGCCATGAAATCGTCTACGAAGATAAGGGCAAGATAAAGAAGTGGAATCGCCTCTCCAAGAAGAATCGCGGACCTGCCACAGGCTGCACGGCTGGGGCAGGCAGTAAGTCGGCGGGCAACAGTCCCACTGAAACGCTGCAGCAACAAATTGATGCAGGCTTTCTGATGCACCTGGAGGAGCTCAAAGAGTTTCTTATGCTGGAGAAGA ATCTCACCCAGGAGGGACTATTTCGCAAGACAGGAGCCGTTTCCAGGCAGAACGAGCTACGAATGCACATACAGCCCGACCAGCCCTTGGATTTGGAACTGACAGGATTCTCGGCTCACGACTGTGCCACTGTTTTTAAGAGCTTTCTGGCCGAGCTGCCAGAGCCTTTGCTTACAGACGCCCACTATCCAGCACATCTTCAGATAGCGCCGCTTAGCCAGGCATTAATGGGGGGTCAGGTGGCGGCTACCGCAGAGCGCCAACAACATCTTCTCAACTCGGTGCAgctgctccttctcctgctcccCGAAGAGCATCGCGAGTTACTGCAGCACATTATTAAAATGCTCCATTCGGTGGCAGCGCGTGAGGAGAAGTTCTTCGAAGTTCCCGGAAAGCTAGCCACCGATATTCGGGCGTACTTTCTTGAGCGCAAACGCAAAAAAACCATGTCACCGGAGCAAACCCTTGAAGAATCCATCTCGGACGACTCGACGGTCAACACGGTGTACACTTTTGTAGATCGTGCCGCCACGGCAGcggcaaacaacagcaattACACGGACACTGCACTGGCGCAGCTGTACGCGCACATTCAGAGCCGTCCGGAGTCCTCCAAGAAGCGTCGCCTCATCAAGCAGTTTAACAAGCAAAACGGACAAGGTAGCACATTGTCTCCACTCCGTTGCGTTCCTTTGGGACACAGCTCATTGATTCCACTCGCTCCTTTCAGGCACACCGCTGCAGGTCATCGCGAGGAGCTCCAGCGTGCCATAAGGGAGCATCACGAGAAGCATGATGCCAAAATGATGCGCGCCATGGAGGAGGCAGAGCGTAAGAAGTAG
- the LOC117195148 gene encoding uncharacterized protein LOC117195148 — protein MDMEYANINEFNDRDLATRMRNSNYEKYKSLVRKHLSFELELNTDEFDMPCHEIVYEDKGKIKKWNRLSKKNRGPATGCTAGAGSKSAGNSPTETLQQQIDAGFLMHLEELKEFLMLEKNLTQEGLFRKTGAVSRQNELRMHIQHDQPLNLELTGFSAHECATVFKSFLAELPEPLLTDAHYPAHLQIAPLGQALMRGQAPTTSSQLGAAAPSPAPRRASRGTAAHY, from the exons ATGGACATGGAATACGCCAACATCAATGAATTTAATGACCGCGACCTAGCGACACGCATGCGCAACAGCAATTATGAAAAATACAAGTCTCTGGTGCGCAAGCACCTCTCCTTCGAGCTGGAACTAAACACCGACGA GTTCGACATGCCGTGCCATGAAATCGTCTACGAAGATAAGGGCAAGATAAAGAAGTGGAATCGCCTCTCCAAGAAGAATCGCGGACCTGCCACAGGCTGCACGGCTGGGGCAGGCAGTAAGTCGGCGGGCAACAGTCCCACTGAAACGCTGCAGCAACAAATTGATGCAGGCTTTCTGATGCACCTGGAGGAGCTCAAAGAGTTTCTTATGCTGGAGAAGA ATCTCACCCAGGAGGGACTATTTCGCAAGACAGGAGCCGTTTCCAGGCAGAACGAGCTACGAATGCACATACAGCACGACCAGCCCTTGAATTTGGAACTGACAGGATTCTCGGCTCACGAGTGTGCCACTGTTTTTAAGAGCTTTCTGGCCGAGCTGCCAGAGCCTTTGCTTACAGACGCCCACTATCCAGCACATCTTCAGATAGCGCCGCTAGGCCAGGCATTAATGAGGGGTCAGGCGCCAACAACATCTTCTCAACTCGGTGCAgctgctccttctcctgctcccCGAAGAGCATCGCGAGGTACTGCAGCACATTATTAA